Genomic segment of Octadecabacter arcticus 238:
GCTGTCACATCCCGTGAGGTATACTCCCGCGCCTGAATTGACCTGAGGTTTTCCCCTCAAATCACTTTGTATTCCTTGAGCGATATGACGCGGAAGTTGTCGGTGACGGTGTCGCGGAACTCTGGCCATTTTTCTGGCAGGGTCTTGCGGAAGAAGTCGAAAATGGCTTCTGTGAATTGGTTGAACGTTGCATAGTGCCGATTGTGGGTGACCCATTTGTGCATAACACCCCAAAGACGCTCGATCGGGTTGAGGTGCGGGGCATATGCTGGCAAGAAATGCAACTTCACCCGACGTTCTGGGCTGTCCAGCCATGGCTGTAGTATCTTGGCATGATGATAGCGGGCATTGTCGACAAAGACGTGGATGGCCGTCTTGGTTTGGTTGTTGCGTTCCAACTTTTCCAGCATCTGTCGGGTTGTCTGGGCATTGATCTTCTCGCCTTCCACAAAGGTGAACTGGAAAGTCTCAAGGTCAAGCGCGCCCTGAATGTTGAGCCGCTTGCGCCCTGATGTCGCCTTCAGGGCCGTCTTTTGTCCCTTGGGGAACCAACCATGGGCGGGGCGGCTCTGGTGTTCGGGGTGGACAGCGTCCGAAAAGACAACCATCTCATCTGCGGCCAACCCGTTCATCAGGGCCTCATATTTGGCAATAAACGCAGCCTGCTTGGCTTCATCGGCCTGTGCAGGCAGCAATTGTGGTTTCTTATACGCGAACCCCAGGCGGCGCATCAGCTTGGCGGCTCCCGACGTGCTGTAGTTTTGGTCGCACTCGGCTAGAACATAGGCACAGACCTCATCGGCATTGCGGGCAGGCTGCGCGGTGAAATGGGCTCTCACCGCCTGCTCTTGCACGACGGACAAATGACCCTGACGCTGGCTGTAGTCCTTCAGACCGAAAAACGATAGTCCCGCACCGGCAAAGGCAAATCGCCACTCCGTCAAAACTGTCGGGCCAATATCCAAAATCCGGCAAACCGTTCCGGCGTCTTCTCCTGCGTCCAAAAGAAGAAACGCGCGCGCCCGTTTCCAAACAAGGGCGTCAACTTTGCGGCGGCGGCAAAGCGCTTCAAGTGCTATGCGCTGCTCGTCGGATAAGGAGACTGTTTTGTATTGCTTGCTCATAAACTCAAAATACAGACTGAACCGCCTTTGGCCATGCGACGAAGTGAATCGCAGGCCCAAAATCGTCAGGTCAATTCAGGCGCAGGAGTATAGTAAGGGTTTTTCTTAAACAGTTCTGGTTTAAGTTTGTGCCAGTCTTTCATGGCCTGCACGGAACGTCTCATTCGCCATTCACTGCCCGGCAGGGTATTTCCGAAGGAAATGTCCCGAGAGGGTGCGGCAGATATTTAACGTCGATATGCAGGTAACCCGGCTCATAGGCCTTGAAGGCGCTGTGCTTTGGCTTTGCCGCTTTGACCTTCAGGTCGCGCAGATTCCCCACCTCATGACGGCGTAGGCATCGATCCAAGCCCGAGCGTGAAACGTTCGGATTCAAGACCTCCCGGACCACTGCAAGTAAGTCATCAAGTGACACCAAAAGCGTCTTACGCAACGCCACCGCAACACTCTCCTGGGCGGGGTTCAGCGTCGTTTGTAAGCGATGTGGCGTATGGCTGCGGTCTTCGACGCTGTCGCGGCGACGCCACTTCAAAACAGTCTGCTCAGAAATGCCATAGCGTTCACTCAGCATCCAGGCCGGATCTTCGCAGGCTTGAATGGCCGCTCTAATCTTCGGTGTTGTCGTCGCTTGGCTCTGCAGTCGAACGAGCATCACGTTTCGCCTTCCGAATGTCCTCTAAAACCGACCTTGCCATGAAAAAGGCCGAACGCCGAGGGTCAATGTGATCATCCGGGATGGAACAACTAGGCTGTAGGTTGTGTAATGTGGGTTATTGCCTTTGGCTTGCTTTTTAATAACAGAAACGTGCCGTTTTTGGCAGGGAAGCTGTGTCAGGAGTTTTATCTTTGGCGTGGTCTGTAGCTAATGGCGGGTTCGTCGCATAGCGTTAGATATACTCCGGTCAGGTCGCGTAATAACAACAAGAACCCAAAAAATCAGCCACGAAAAATTCCTGTCTGTCTTACGTAACGGGGTGCGCATTTCCCCTGTGAGGTAAAGGCCCGGGAAGGACCCAAACACTTCAAAATTACACGTTAAATTATGCCACCAAGGGCCGGAAGCCGCCCTTCGCTGCGGGTGCGAGCCAAGAATGCTTCATTCGTCGGAGCAGACATTCAAATCGGCGCTGATCCGGATTTGTCTCTGCAGTACGGAAGGCAGCTGAGGCGTGCCTTGCCGACATTTGCACTGCTTCAGTGCCGTTTTTGCAAAGAGTTTGCCCATCCGGCGATAGTTGCGGATGCGATGTCGAAAAGCCATCCATGGCGAACTGAATTTGTGTTTGTGTTTGTGTTTGTGTTTGGAATGGTTAGAGGGCAACGTATACAATTGCATACATCCAATCCTTTGAAAAATAATGCTTTTTGTGGATAATGTGGGATAACTGATTACATAACTACTAATGACTCTAACCAAAGGCTTAGTTATGCCCTTTTTCGGCGATCACCCCCTGCGTTACGCTTTAGCGAACGAATTGCATGCAAGGCCGTTTCCTTTGGTCAACACGCCAAGTCAGGCGGCCTACATTGCGATGAAGCACGCAGCGGGTGATGCCCCGCGCGCCCGAACCGCAGAGAGGGCACACCTGATCGATTTACTCGATCGCTTTGACGTGTCGCATCCAAAGCCCAATGCCACACATTTTTCGGGGAGCATTGGCCGCTATACGCTGAAGTGGGAAAGCCATACCGAGTTTGTGACCTATACGATCTTTGGGGACGGGACGGACGATCACCCATTTTCGGCTGAAGCGTTTGCCGTATTCCCTGAAGATTGGTTGGCTTTGGCCCCCGGAGAATGTGTGACCTCTGCGTTGATCCGTGTAGAGCCTGGACCCGATGACGCCAGTATCACCAAAAAGGCCGCAAAGTGGTTCGTGCCCGAAAGTCTTGCGATTAGCCGCGTTCTTGATGATGCATTGGTCATAGCGGCGGACTTTCGGATCGACAGTGCTGGGCATATGCGGCTTGCGGTTTTTCCCCGACCCGAGGTTGGATCGCAGCGGATAGGTCGTGTTGTGCAACGTCTTTGTGAAATCGAGACATATAAATCGATGGCGATGCTTGGGCTAACCGAGGCCCGCGGGCTGAGCAGTCAGATGACACTTGCTGAATCCAAACTCAGCAACATTTTGGCGGACATGGCGACAGCAGATTCGGATCCCGCAAATGTCCTTACACAGCTTCTTGCGGTGTCTGGTCAGGTCGAAAATATGGGCGCACAATCGGCATACCGGTTTGCCGCGACAGGCGCATATGAGCAGATTGTGAACCAACGGATTGACGTTTTGCGAGAAGACCGTTTTGAGGGGCGTCAAACCTTTGGCGAGTTTATGATGCGGCGGTTTGATCCGGCAATGCGAACGGTGAATGCGACTGAACGTAGGCTTCAGGAGATGTCAGCTCGCGCCTTGAGAGCGGGAGAATTGCTACGAACCCAAGTAGATGTCGAACGGTCAGCTCAAAACCAAGCTTTGTTAACCAGCATGGATAAACGGGCAGATTTGCAGTTGCGATTGCAAAAGACGGTAGAAGGATTGTCGGTCGTGGCCGTCAGTTATTACGCGGTAAATATCTCGCTGTATGTTCTAGGGCCGCTTGAAAAAGCTTACGGTATCTCCAAAATATTTCTCGCCGCTGGGGTCACGCCTGTCGTGTTGATTTTCGTTTGGCTGTTACTACATCGCGTCCATAAGCAATCGGACTAATGCCAATATTTGCATTCCTCAATTACGATATTTTTGCATTTTAAAGTGACCATTGGCTGAAACACAGCAAACGGCTGAACAATCCGCATATCGACGTTTTAGCCGACAAAGTGCTGCACTGAATGGCCGCAATGACGGGCCGCGCTGCAGCAACTTAAAGAGGCGGTGAAATACAGCAATGGTGTAGGTTTCTCGGTCGCTGCACCATGCACATTTTGACATGAAGGGCGGAAGGACGAGGCCGCTTGCGCGGCAATGGCGCTTTTTGCGGGTGTTCTGGGCGGATTCTAGTGCCGCGCATTTTGTGATCTGGCTGATTTGTTTGACGATTGGGTTTCCCAATCTTTGAACAGGAGGCTTTCATGAAAGAGGATAAGACAACGCCGCTGCGTGAGCGGATGATCGAAGATATGCGTATCCGTGGACTGGGTGCCAAGACACAGCAAGCTCATATCAGGGCGGTCAGATACTTTGCTGAGTTTGTTGGTCGGTCGCCCGATGCTGCAACGCCGGATGAGCTGCGAGCGTATCAGCTTCACATGACCAATACTGGGGTCTCAATCGGTGTGTTCAACGCCAGGATTGTATCTTTGCGGTTCTTTTTTGGTGTGACATGTGCGCGTGAAGAGATGAAGCGGTACATGCAGTTCCGGCGCAAAGGGTATGAAGCATTCTCGTGGTGCGCCGTATCACCCGCAAACCCAAGGCAAGATCCCTCTCATGGCTTGCAAGCAAACCACTACTGGGCAGTGGAGCGATGGCATCAGACTTTGAAGAACCGCATCTTTCTGGAAAACTACTTTCTGCCAGGGATCTCGAAGCGCAGATCGAAGCCTTCGTCGATCACTATAACCACCTGCGCTTCCACGAGAGCCTGAACAACGTCACACCATCTGACGTCTACTTCGACCGTGACAAAGCCACTCCACAACAAAGAGAAAGGATCAAATGAAAGACACTCGAAGCGCGGCGCTTGCATCACAGTCAACGCGCGGCATAATGCAACTAACCAGATGAGCCAGACACTCTCATAATCTAAGCCGCCTTTGGACCCAAAAACTCTGCCGACGTACACTTCCATGTCGTCTTCACCATGCCATCGAAGATTGCCCGGATCGCATATTGGAATAAGCGGTCGTTCTATGGGCTATTGTTCAAAGCGTCCGCAGAGGCGGTGATGACAATCGCCGCAGACCCCAAGCGCATGGGCGCGAAGGTCGGCATAACCAGCGTGCTCCACACGTGGGGTTCAGCGCTTACGCATCATCCTCATATCCACATGATTTTGCCGGGTGGCGGCCTGTCAGCCGACGGCACAAAGTGGGTTGCCTGCAAGCCGGGGTTCTTCGTGCATTTGCGGGTGCTGTCGCGGCTGTTCATTCGTCTCTTCATCGAAGGCTTGCTCGCTTTGCACCGGGCAGCAGAGCTCTCCTTCTTCGGCGACCTGACTGGTTTGGCCGGTGTTGATGACTTCACAACGTGGCTCGCCCCGTTCCACAAGATCGAATGGGTGGTGTACGCCAAGCCGCCCTTCGGAGGGTCTGAAGCGGTTCTGTCCTACCTCAGTCGGTACACCCATCGGGTCGCGATCTCGAATGCACGCTTGGTCAGCGCGGATGCAAAGACCGTCGCCTTCCGTTGGAAGGATTACCGTATCAAACGGGGTGACCGGCAGAAGGTGATGCGGCTGGCTACACCAGAGTTCATTCGCCGGTTTTTGATGCACGTCCTTCCCGATCGGTTCCACCGCATCCGTCATTACGGCCTGTTGGCTAGCTCAACCCGGAAAGC
This window contains:
- a CDS encoding IS630 family transposase, with product MSKQYKTVSLSDEQRIALEALCRRRKVDALVWKRARAFLLLDAGEDAGTVCRILDIGPTVLTEWRFAFAGAGLSFFGLKDYSQRQGHLSVVQEQAVRAHFTAQPARNADEVCAYVLAECDQNYSTSGAAKLMRRLGFAYKKPQLLPAQADEAKQAAFIAKYEALMNGLAADEMVVFSDAVHPEHQSRPAHGWFPKGQKTALKATSGRKRLNIQGALDLETFQFTFVEGEKINAQTTRQMLEKLERNNQTKTAIHVFVDNARYHHAKILQPWLDSPERRVKLHFLPAYAPHLNPIERLWGVMHKWVTHNRHYATFNQFTEAIFDFFRKTLPEKWPEFRDTVTDNFRVISLKEYKVI
- a CDS encoding DUF3422 family protein; translated protein: MPFFGDHPLRYALANELHARPFPLVNTPSQAAYIAMKHAAGDAPRARTAERAHLIDLLDRFDVSHPKPNATHFSGSIGRYTLKWESHTEFVTYTIFGDGTDDHPFSAEAFAVFPEDWLALAPGECVTSALIRVEPGPDDASITKKAAKWFVPESLAISRVLDDALVIAADFRIDSAGHMRLAVFPRPEVGSQRIGRVVQRLCEIETYKSMAMLGLTEARGLSSQMTLAESKLSNILADMATADSDPANVLTQLLAVSGQVENMGAQSAYRFAATGAYEQIVNQRIDVLREDRFEGRQTFGEFMMRRFDPAMRTVNATERRLQEMSARALRAGELLRTQVDVERSAQNQALLTSMDKRADLQLRLQKTVEGLSVVAVSYYAVNISLYVLGPLEKAYGISKIFLAAGVTPVVLIFVWLLLHRVHKQSD